A genomic region of Janthinobacterium lividum contains the following coding sequences:
- a CDS encoding MFS transporter codes for MTTDIKASMHLTNSQQNALTLAAVCLASLMFGLEISSVPVILPTLETVLHGGFKDLQWIMNAYTLACTTVLMATGTLADRYGRKRLLLASLVLFGLSSLACGWAGSTGVLIAARALQGMAGGAMLICQVAVLSQQFPAGAARGRAFGAWGIVFGLGLGFGPIIGAAIVALSNWQWVFLVHGPLAVVALLLAGLGVSESRDPQRRKLDVAGIATLSLAVFSLAWCITQGPALGFSDPRTLASLAVALAGFAAFAVIERRQPEPMIDFSVFRIRRFSGALLGSAGMNCSFWPFMIYLPLYVQYGLGYGSLGTGLTLLAYTLPTLLVPPLAERLALRYLADTVIPAGLLAIGTGLLLMCWGSHADAASWLTILPGCLLAGTGLGLTNTPVTNTTTGAVPGERAGMASSIDISARMVSLSINIALMGFILVEAMQSALRQQLPGGLDAAALRAMAENLSAGKGAAALPDGVAKLALAQGFGAVMLYGGVAACLFAVASWLVFGAGRSRQAAGMPAR; via the coding sequence ATGACCACCGACATCAAGGCTTCGATGCACCTGACTAATTCGCAACAAAATGCACTGACCCTGGCCGCCGTCTGCCTGGCCTCGCTCATGTTCGGCCTGGAAATTTCCAGCGTGCCCGTCATCCTGCCCACCCTGGAAACCGTGCTGCATGGCGGTTTCAAGGACTTGCAATGGATTATGAACGCCTACACGCTGGCTTGCACCACCGTGCTGATGGCAACAGGTACCCTGGCCGACCGCTATGGCCGCAAGCGCTTGCTGCTGGCCAGCCTGGTCCTGTTCGGCCTCAGTTCGCTGGCGTGCGGCTGGGCCGGCAGCACGGGCGTGCTGATCGCCGCGCGTGCGCTGCAGGGCATGGCTGGCGGCGCCATGCTGATTTGCCAGGTGGCCGTGCTGTCGCAGCAGTTCCCGGCCGGCGCGGCGCGGGGCAGGGCGTTCGGCGCCTGGGGTATCGTGTTTGGCCTGGGCCTGGGCTTCGGCCCCATCATCGGCGCGGCTATCGTCGCGCTGTCAAACTGGCAGTGGGTATTTCTCGTGCACGGCCCGCTGGCTGTCGTTGCGCTGCTGCTGGCGGGCCTGGGCGTGAGCGAGTCGCGCGACCCGCAGCGGCGCAAGCTGGACGTGGCGGGCATCGCCACCCTGTCGCTGGCCGTGTTCAGTCTGGCGTGGTGCATCACGCAGGGGCCGGCGCTGGGTTTCAGCGATCCCCGTACGCTGGCCAGCCTGGCCGTGGCGCTGGCCGGTTTTGCCGCGTTTGCCGTCATCGAACGGCGCCAGCCTGAGCCGATGATCGATTTTTCCGTCTTTCGCATCCGCCGTTTCTCGGGCGCCTTGCTCGGTTCGGCGGGCATGAATTGCAGTTTCTGGCCTTTCATGATTTATCTGCCCCTGTACGTGCAATATGGCCTCGGCTACGGCAGCCTGGGCACGGGCCTGACCTTGCTGGCCTACACCTTGCCCACCTTGCTCGTGCCGCCGCTGGCCGAGCGGCTGGCGCTGCGCTACCTGGCCGATACGGTGATCCCTGCCGGCTTGCTGGCCATCGGCACGGGCTTGCTGCTGATGTGCTGGGGCAGCCATGCGGACGCCGCCAGCTGGCTGACGATCCTGCCCGGCTGCCTGCTGGCGGGCACGGGCCTGGGCTTGACCAATACGCCCGTTACCAACACGACGACGGGGGCCGTGCCCGGCGAACGGGCTGGTATGGCTTCCAGCATCGACATCAGCGCGCGCATGGTCAGCCTGTCCATCAATATCGCGCTGATGGGCTTTATCCTCGTCGAAGCCATGCAGTCCGCCTTGCGGCAGCAGCTGCCCGGTGGGCTGGACGCGGCCGCCTTGCGCGCCATGGCGGAGAATTTGTCGGCAGGCAAGGGCGCCGCCGCGCTGCCGGATGGCGTGGCGAAGCTTGCGCTGGCACAAGGCTTTGGCGCCGTGATGCTGTACGGAGGCGTGGCTGCCTGCCTGTTCGCCGTGGCCAGCTGGCTGGTGTTTGGCGCCGGACGGTCGCGGCAGGCTGCCGGCATGCCGGCGCGCTGA
- a CDS encoding TOTE conflict system archaeo-eukaryotic primase domain-containing protein, producing MHKLISELTRLYLFDEQQQYVDADGGAQPLTPAVLARHLSGEQTVAVQLVTGSGLARALVLEFGGKGGGEAHWSALCTIANAVQHELDLPAPAVSISGTAFQLWLSLATPVPAAQARQFVQLLRSTFLPASTDILAVAPPAYVEQVALPPSLQPSSKWAAFIHPSMGAAFVDEPGLDMPPPPAAQLGFLESLRSINPGQFAQALAQLQGHAGLSESSPAPVPVAASPVASSATAPGLLLQDATLEDIVRWLHARNIEPTFRHRLP from the coding sequence ATGCATAAACTGATTTCTGAACTCACCCGTTTGTATCTGTTCGATGAACAGCAGCAATACGTCGATGCGGACGGCGGCGCGCAGCCGCTGACGCCGGCCGTGCTGGCGCGCCATCTGTCGGGCGAGCAGACAGTAGCGGTGCAACTCGTGACCGGCAGTGGCCTGGCGCGCGCGCTGGTGCTGGAGTTTGGCGGCAAGGGCGGCGGCGAAGCGCACTGGAGCGCGCTGTGCACGATCGCCAATGCCGTGCAGCACGAGCTGGATTTGCCAGCGCCCGCAGTCAGCATCTCGGGCACGGCGTTCCAGTTGTGGTTGTCACTGGCCACGCCCGTGCCCGCCGCCCAGGCGCGCCAGTTCGTGCAGCTGCTGCGTTCCACTTTTTTGCCTGCCTCGACCGACATTCTCGCCGTGGCGCCGCCCGCTTACGTGGAGCAGGTGGCGCTGCCGCCAAGCCTGCAGCCGTCCAGCAAGTGGGCCGCCTTCATCCACCCCAGCATGGGTGCCGCCTTCGTCGACGAACCGGGCCTGGACATGCCACCGCCGCCAGCGGCCCAGCTGGGTTTCCTGGAAAGCTTGCGCAGCATCAACCCGGGACAATTCGCGCAGGCGCTGGCGCAGTTGCAGGGACATGCGGGCCTTTCGGAGTCTTCGCCAGCGCCTGTTCCCGTGGCCGCATCGCCTGTTGCATCTTCCGCCACCGCGCCAGGCTTGCTGTTGCAGGACGCCACGCTGGAAGACATCGTGCGCTGGTTGCATGCGCGCAACATCGAACCGACGTTCCGGCACCGGCTGCCGTAG
- the panB gene encoding 3-methyl-2-oxobutanoate hydroxymethyltransferase: protein MPAPDHNAHLLHSKPLTAPALLAMRDAGQKIAALTCYDASFATLMNACGVELLLVGDSLGNVVQGQGTTLPVSVADIAYHTASVARGNRTAVLAADMPFGSYATPQAAYANAVQLIQAGAHMVKLEGGSWLCDTVRFLTERGIPVFAHLGLTPQSVHQLGGFKVQGKTAEGAAVLKADALALQAAGAALLLLEAIPAMLGREVSALLAIPTIGIGAGPDCSGQILVMHDMLNVFPGKKARFVRDFMTGQASIGGAFTAYVGAVKERSFPAPQHCF from the coding sequence ATGCCCGCGCCAGACCACAATGCACACTTGCTGCACAGTAAGCCGTTGACGGCGCCAGCCTTGCTGGCAATGCGCGATGCGGGGCAAAAGATTGCCGCACTGACTTGTTATGACGCCAGTTTCGCTACCCTGATGAACGCTTGTGGCGTGGAGCTGCTGCTGGTCGGCGATTCGCTGGGGAATGTGGTGCAGGGGCAGGGCACGACCTTGCCTGTCAGCGTGGCCGACATTGCTTACCATACGGCAAGCGTGGCGCGCGGTAACCGTACGGCCGTGCTGGCGGCCGACATGCCGTTCGGCAGCTATGCCACGCCGCAAGCGGCGTATGCCAACGCCGTCCAGTTGATACAGGCGGGCGCACATATGGTCAAGCTGGAGGGTGGCAGCTGGTTGTGCGACACGGTGCGTTTCCTGACCGAGCGGGGCATACCCGTGTTCGCCCACCTGGGCTTGACGCCGCAATCCGTGCATCAGCTGGGCGGCTTCAAGGTGCAGGGCAAGACGGCGGAAGGCGCGGCGGTGTTGAAAGCCGACGCACTGGCCCTGCAGGCGGCTGGCGCTGCGCTACTGCTGCTCGAAGCCATCCCTGCCATGCTGGGCCGGGAAGTGTCGGCACTGCTGGCCATTCCCACTATCGGCATCGGCGCCGGGCCCGATTGCTCGGGCCAGATCCTCGTCATGCACGATATGCTCAACGTGTTTCCCGGCAAGAAGGCGCGCTTCGTGCGCGACTTCATGACGGGGCAGGCCAGCATCGGCGGCGCTTTCACGGCCTATGTCGGCGCCGTCAAGGAGCGGTCTTTCCCCGCCCCGCAACACTGCTTTTAA
- a CDS encoding LysR family transcriptional regulator has protein sequence MAQTNFNDILAFVAVAREGSFTRAAAKLGVSQSALSQTVRALEERLDLRLLVRTTRSVSPTEAGEQLLRTVAPRFDEIEAELALLSERRDKPAGNIRISAGEHSALTVLQPAIARLLPDYPDINIEVVVDNGMTDIVAARCDAGVRLGEQVAKDMIAMPIGPDFRMAIVASPAYFSRHAPPATPQDLMAHNCINMRLPTLGGLFAWEFAKHGQELKVRVEGQMIYNNMAMRLHSALDGLGVACMAEDVVLPYVADGRLVRVLDDWCPTYAGYKLYYPSRRHPSPAFTLLLDTLRYPRV, from the coding sequence ATGGCACAAACCAACTTCAACGACATCCTCGCCTTCGTGGCCGTGGCCCGCGAAGGCAGTTTCACCCGCGCGGCAGCCAAGCTGGGCGTGTCGCAGTCGGCCCTGAGCCAGACCGTGCGCGCGCTGGAAGAACGGCTCGACTTGCGCCTGCTGGTGCGCACCACGCGCAGCGTCTCGCCCACGGAAGCGGGCGAACAGCTGCTGCGCACGGTGGCGCCCCGCTTCGACGAGATCGAGGCGGAACTGGCCCTGCTCAGCGAGCGGCGCGACAAGCCGGCCGGCAACATCCGCATCAGCGCGGGAGAACACTCGGCGCTGACGGTGCTGCAGCCGGCCATCGCCCGTTTGCTGCCGGACTATCCCGACATCAACATCGAAGTCGTCGTCGACAACGGCATGACCGATATCGTGGCCGCGCGCTGCGACGCTGGCGTGCGCCTGGGCGAGCAAGTGGCCAAGGACATGATCGCCATGCCCATCGGTCCCGATTTCCGCATGGCCATCGTCGCTTCGCCCGCGTATTTCAGCCGCCATGCGCCGCCCGCCACGCCGCAGGACTTGATGGCGCACAACTGCATCAACATGCGCCTGCCCACCCTGGGCGGCCTGTTTGCCTGGGAGTTTGCCAAGCATGGGCAGGAACTGAAAGTGCGGGTGGAAGGGCAGATGATCTACAACAACATGGCCATGCGATTGCATTCGGCGCTCGATGGACTGGGCGTGGCTTGCATGGCCGAAGACGTGGTGCTGCCCTATGTAGCCGATGGCCGCCTGGTCCGCGTGCTGGACGACTGGTGCCCCACGTACGCGGGCTACAAGCTGTATTACCCGAGCCGGCGCCACCCTTCTCCCGCGTTTACCTTGCTGCTCGACACCTTGCGCTATCCCCGGGTTTGA
- a CDS encoding SDR family oxidoreductase yields the protein MQPRTFLVTGATRGIGYAISTLLHQQGHRVVGIARHIEDMDFPGTLVACDLADLAQTEAVLKTLEQQFDIDGIVNNAGIASPQPLGQIDFATLQNVFDLNVRAAIQVTQQFVEAMKQRRYGRIVNICSRAIHGSVNRTAYSAAKSALVGCTRTWALELAEHGVTVNAVAPGPVETELFRKTRPVGSEMERQILATIPMRRLGQPDEIAAAAGFLLSEQASYVTGQVLAVDGGGSLGGRA from the coding sequence ATGCAACCTCGTACTTTTCTCGTCACTGGCGCGACACGCGGCATCGGTTATGCCATCAGCACCTTGCTGCATCAGCAAGGCCATCGGGTCGTCGGCATCGCGCGGCACATCGAAGACATGGACTTTCCAGGCACGCTGGTGGCCTGCGATCTTGCCGACCTGGCGCAGACGGAGGCAGTGCTCAAGACGCTTGAACAACAGTTTGATATCGATGGCATCGTGAACAATGCAGGCATTGCCTCGCCCCAGCCGCTGGGCCAAATCGACTTTGCCACGTTGCAGAACGTCTTCGATCTGAACGTGCGCGCCGCCATCCAGGTGACGCAGCAATTCGTGGAGGCGATGAAGCAGCGCCGGTATGGCCGGATAGTCAATATCTGCAGCCGTGCCATCCACGGCAGCGTGAACCGCACGGCCTATTCCGCCGCCAAAAGCGCCCTGGTCGGCTGCACGAGAACCTGGGCCCTGGAATTGGCCGAACACGGCGTGACGGTCAATGCGGTCGCGCCAGGCCCCGTGGAAACGGAACTGTTCCGCAAGACCCGTCCCGTCGGCAGCGAGATGGAACGCCAGATTCTTGCAACAATCCCGATGCGGCGGCTGGGACAGCCCGATGAAATTGCCGCCGCTGCCGGCTTCCTGCTATCGGAACAAGCCAGTTACGTGACAGGTCAGGTGCTGGCGGTGGATGGGGGCGGCAGCTTGGGTGGCCGCGCCTGA
- a CDS encoding PaaI family thioesterase, whose translation MTRLPDPQFADKVRASFDLQNAMTLIQASLPVVAHGSTEIHVPHWSGIEQQHGFVHGGVVGMIADSAAGYAAMTMVADGASVLTVEYKMNLLAPADGEKLIARGKVVRPGRTLIVTQAEVFAVRDGKETLCALMQQTIMVMHGKSEKT comes from the coding sequence ATGACCCGACTTCCCGATCCGCAATTCGCCGACAAAGTTCGCGCCAGTTTTGATTTGCAGAACGCCATGACCTTGATCCAGGCCAGCCTGCCCGTGGTGGCGCATGGCAGCACGGAAATCCATGTGCCGCATTGGAGCGGCATCGAGCAGCAGCATGGCTTCGTGCATGGCGGCGTGGTGGGCATGATCGCGGACTCGGCCGCCGGCTACGCGGCCATGACCATGGTGGCTGACGGCGCATCCGTGCTGACGGTGGAATACAAGATGAACTTGCTGGCGCCCGCCGACGGCGAGAAACTGATCGCGCGCGGCAAGGTGGTGCGCCCTGGGCGCACCCTGATCGTCACGCAAGCCGAAGTGTTCGCCGTGCGCGATGGCAAGGAAACCTTGTGCGCGCTGATGCAGCAAACCATCATGGTGATGCACGGCAAGTCCGAAAAAACTTAA
- a CDS encoding MFS transporter, giving the protein MKTAPDSAIPAAPHKAAILAIILVSYVMIVLDTSIVLTGLPKIHQELGFTDTGLAWVQSAYTLTFGGLLLLAARAGDAYGRRRLLQLGLALFTLASLAIGLARSPAMMIAARAIQGVGAAILAPSTLALLQTTFAEGRERTRAIALYSAVAGIAASVGLVLGGVLAEWLSWRVGFFINLPIGAVMLVAARRFVAESARSGGQFDVAGAASSTFGLSALVYGLIRSAGAGWGDALTQGALAAGVLLLAAFIFIERRAAQPVLPLRLFADAQRNAAYGARVLFLGAMIGFFFFSTQFLQVVLGYPPSLTGLAFLPMTLVNFGVALCVPRLTRGLGNARLLAMGLGLTLLGMAWLSRVDTGTAYWLGVALPMLLIGAGQGMALSPLTAAGVAGVPAQDAGAASGIVNVAHQLGSSLGLATLVAVAGLGAGQLAGAPLLAHRVTVALGSASAMLALALLLILTCQARPPKLPPPSTAST; this is encoded by the coding sequence ATGAAAACTGCTCCCGATTCCGCTATCCCCGCCGCGCCGCACAAGGCGGCCATCCTTGCCATCATCCTCGTCAGCTATGTGATGATCGTGCTCGACACGTCCATCGTACTGACGGGCTTGCCGAAAATCCACCAGGAACTGGGCTTTACGGATACGGGCCTGGCCTGGGTGCAAAGCGCCTACACCTTGACGTTTGGCGGCTTGCTGCTGCTGGCCGCGCGCGCCGGCGATGCGTATGGCCGGCGCCGCCTGTTGCAGCTGGGCCTGGCGCTGTTCACGCTGGCGTCGCTGGCCATCGGTCTGGCGCGGTCGCCGGCCATGATGATTGCCGCGCGCGCCATCCAGGGCGTGGGCGCGGCCATCCTGGCGCCGTCGACCCTGGCCTTGCTGCAAACCACGTTTGCGGAGGGGCGCGAACGCACGCGGGCCATCGCCCTGTACAGCGCCGTGGCGGGGATCGCCGCCAGCGTGGGGCTGGTGCTGGGCGGCGTGCTGGCCGAATGGCTGTCGTGGAGGGTGGGTTTCTTCATCAATCTGCCGATTGGCGCCGTCATGCTGGTGGCTGCGCGCCGTTTCGTTGCGGAAAGTGCGCGCAGCGGGGGACAGTTCGACGTGGCCGGCGCTGCCAGTTCCACCTTCGGCCTGTCGGCCCTCGTGTATGGCCTGATCCGCTCGGCCGGCGCCGGCTGGGGCGATGCCTTGACGCAAGGTGCCTTGGCGGCGGGTGTGCTGCTGCTGGCCGCCTTCATCTTCATCGAGCGGCGCGCCGCGCAGCCCGTCCTGCCGCTGCGCCTGTTTGCCGATGCGCAGCGCAATGCCGCGTATGGGGCCAGGGTATTGTTCCTGGGCGCCATGATCGGGTTTTTCTTTTTCAGCACGCAATTTTTGCAAGTGGTGCTCGGCTATCCGCCATCATTGACTGGCCTGGCTTTCCTGCCCATGACCCTGGTCAACTTCGGCGTGGCACTGTGCGTGCCGCGTTTGACGCGTGGCCTGGGCAATGCGCGCCTGCTGGCCATGGGACTGGGCTTGACCCTGCTGGGCATGGCATGGCTGAGCCGCGTCGATACGGGCACGGCTTACTGGCTGGGCGTGGCCTTGCCCATGCTGCTGATCGGCGCGGGGCAGGGCATGGCCCTGAGTCCCCTGACGGCGGCCGGCGTGGCTGGCGTGCCGGCGCAGGATGCGGGCGCCGCCTCAGGCATTGTCAACGTGGCGCACCAGCTGGGCAGTTCGCTGGGGCTGGCGACGCTGGTGGCCGTGGCCGGCCTGGGCGCTGGCCAGTTGGCGGGCGCGCCGCTGCTGGCGCATCGCGTGACGGTGGCCCTGGGCAGCGCCTCTGCCATGCTGGCGCTGGCCTTGCTGCTGATTCTGACTTGTCAGGCGCGGCCACCCAAGCTGCCGCCCCCATCCACCGCCAGCACCTGA
- the gstA gene encoding glutathione transferase GstA codes for MKLFYSPGACSQAPHIILRETGAAFTLVKVDLGQHKTQEGGNYYELNPKGQVPLLALDDGTTLSEGPVIAQYIAEQAGRQDLLPPVGSFARYKVLEWQNYITSELHKSFSPLFDPRIDAATKALFIKQLGKKYKWVDSRLEGQAYLTGDTFTVADAYLFVITGWAPGVGVDLSALAQVQAFLARVGQRDSVKAAQAAEA; via the coding sequence ATGAAACTCTTTTACTCGCCGGGCGCCTGCTCGCAGGCACCGCACATCATCCTGCGCGAAACGGGGGCGGCCTTCACCCTCGTGAAGGTCGACCTGGGCCAGCACAAGACGCAGGAAGGCGGCAATTACTACGAACTCAATCCGAAAGGCCAGGTGCCGCTGCTGGCGCTCGACGATGGCACGACCTTGAGCGAAGGCCCCGTCATCGCCCAGTACATCGCCGAACAGGCCGGCAGACAGGACCTGCTGCCGCCCGTGGGCAGTTTTGCGCGCTACAAGGTGCTGGAATGGCAGAACTACATCACGTCCGAGCTGCACAAATCGTTCAGCCCCCTGTTCGATCCCCGCATCGACGCCGCCACCAAGGCACTGTTCATCAAGCAACTGGGCAAGAAATACAAGTGGGTGGACAGCCGCCTGGAAGGCCAGGCTTACCTGACCGGCGACACGTTCACGGTCGCCGACGCCTACCTGTTCGTCATCACGGGCTGGGCGCCAGGCGTGGGCGTGGATTTGTCCGCGCTGGCGCAGGTGCAAGCTTTCCTGGCGAGAGTGGGCCAGCGCGACAGCGTCAAGGCGGCGCAGGCAGCGGAAGCATAG
- a CDS encoding DMT family transporter, with protein sequence METRKAMDGQAVVVMTLLCLVWSLQQVGIKAVAHDMAPVLQIALRSGLAAMLVGLLMLARRENLAQARAAWRPGLLAGSLFALEYVLLGAGLQYTSAAHAVVFLYTGPLFVALGLHFRLASERLAPLQWAGVALAFAGIVVAFLPGTAPAGAPVNPRGLLGDLLCLAAGAAWGATTLVVRCSRLAHVPATQVVLYQLTAGCVLLLGAAALLGQLDFAATPLVIGNLVFQSVIVSFASLLAWFHLLRRYLASRLGIFSFLTPLFGVLLGAMLLDEHVSMAFLLGAALVLAGIVLVSASGPLTLLFAARQKQGRVEP encoded by the coding sequence GTGGAAACGCGCAAGGCAATGGATGGGCAGGCAGTGGTCGTCATGACCCTGCTGTGCCTCGTATGGAGTTTGCAGCAGGTGGGTATCAAGGCGGTCGCGCATGACATGGCGCCCGTACTGCAGATCGCGCTGCGTTCGGGCCTGGCGGCCATGCTGGTGGGCCTGCTGATGCTGGCGCGCCGCGAAAACCTGGCGCAAGCGCGCGCCGCCTGGCGCCCGGGCTTGCTGGCCGGCAGCCTGTTCGCGCTCGAATACGTGCTGCTGGGAGCTGGATTGCAATATACGAGCGCCGCGCATGCCGTGGTGTTTCTCTACACGGGTCCGCTGTTTGTGGCGCTGGGCCTGCATTTCAGGCTGGCGTCGGAGCGCCTGGCCCCGCTGCAATGGGCTGGCGTAGCGCTGGCCTTTGCCGGTATCGTCGTCGCCTTTTTGCCCGGCACCGCGCCAGCGGGCGCGCCGGTCAACCCGCGCGGCTTGCTGGGCGACCTGCTGTGCCTGGCCGCTGGCGCGGCCTGGGGCGCGACGACCCTGGTGGTGCGCTGTTCACGCCTGGCGCACGTGCCTGCCACGCAGGTGGTGCTGTACCAGTTGACGGCGGGCTGCGTGCTGCTGCTGGGCGCGGCAGCGTTGCTCGGCCAGCTGGACTTCGCGGCCACGCCCCTGGTGATCGGCAACCTGGTGTTCCAGTCCGTGATCGTCTCGTTTGCCAGCCTGCTGGCGTGGTTTCATTTGCTGCGCCGCTACCTGGCATCGCGCCTGGGCATTTTTTCCTTCCTGACGCCGCTGTTCGGCGTGCTGCTGGGCGCCATGTTGCTGGACGAGCATGTATCGATGGCGTTTCTCCTTGGCGCGGCGCTGGTGCTGGCTGGCATCGTGCTGGTCAGTGCAAGCGGCCCGCTGACGCTGTTGTTCGCAGCGCGTCAGAAGCAGGGTAGAGTGGAGCCGTAG
- a CDS encoding LysR substrate-binding domain-containing protein — MDFDTALLRAFVAVQDTGGFTRAAERLHLSQSAISHQIRRLEEQAGAALLVRTTRSLRLTEDGADFLRHARQILAAQDALSRRFQRSSIAGAVRFGVPENFMGARLPALLAQFAHLFPSVRLDVTVGTYLDLQKLVAADALDLAVVMVLADGQDEAAVLRRTRFVWAAAHDFRHDDALPLPLAFSPAPCMHRQVGVDALDGAGLDWRVAFTSPSQQGLRAAVLAGLAITALPQGDLEAGMVVIDGQHGLPALPAAQFQLLWRAAGSMAAADAFGQLLREWSGAAAT, encoded by the coding sequence ATGGACTTCGACACAGCCCTGCTGCGCGCCTTTGTGGCCGTCCAGGACACGGGCGGCTTTACGCGTGCCGCCGAACGGCTGCACCTGAGCCAGTCCGCCATCAGCCACCAGATCCGCCGCCTGGAAGAGCAAGCGGGCGCCGCGCTGCTGGTGCGCACGACGCGCAGCCTGCGCCTGACGGAAGATGGTGCAGATTTTCTGCGCCACGCGCGGCAGATTCTGGCTGCCCAGGATGCGCTGTCGCGGCGCTTCCAGCGTTCCTCGATTGCGGGCGCCGTGCGCTTTGGCGTACCGGAAAATTTCATGGGCGCGCGCCTGCCTGCCCTGCTGGCGCAGTTCGCGCACCTGTTTCCGTCCGTTCGACTGGATGTCACGGTCGGCACCTATCTTGACTTGCAAAAACTGGTCGCGGCCGATGCGCTGGACCTGGCCGTCGTCATGGTCCTGGCGGACGGGCAAGATGAGGCGGCCGTGTTGCGCCGCACGCGCTTCGTCTGGGCCGCGGCGCATGACTTCCGGCATGACGACGCGCTGCCCCTGCCGCTGGCGTTTTCACCGGCGCCCTGCATGCACCGGCAAGTGGGCGTCGACGCCCTCGATGGCGCCGGACTCGACTGGCGCGTGGCGTTCACCTCGCCCAGCCAGCAGGGCTTGCGCGCCGCCGTGCTGGCCGGGCTGGCCATCACGGCCTTGCCACAGGGCGACCTGGAGGCGGGCATGGTGGTCATCGATGGACAGCATGGCTTGCCCGCCCTGCCCGCCGCCCAGTTCCAGCTGTTGTGGCGCGCCGCCGGCAGCATGGCGGCGGCCGATGCTTTCGGACAATTGCTGCGCGAGTGGTCAGGCGCTGCGGCGACATGA